The sequence ACTTGATTACgcatttgataaaaattcaagacACAAGTTTGAGTGAAAAAGAACTCGTAAATCTAAATGATTTAATAAACGAAACTGTTTCCATTAAAAATCAGTGGTCCAAACGAATTAAAGAACTAGGAGGTGTTTATGTTAAATATTATAACCCCCTTGAAAACGATTTTGTAATTGCTAAAGATGGAACTCACTGGTACGGAGCGAGTAAATTTTTGCCTCGAGTGGAAATCGATGAAAGTCATGAAACTAATGAGAGAGAAGAAGTTGATCTAGCTACATTGGCCAAAAACGTCAATGAAGATTATTTTGGAGCAAATGATTTTCTGTATTTTCCAGATTTGTCTACTTTACCTAAATCTTAATCAGATTTGAAAGCTTTCTCATAactttgaatcaaatgatcagATAACGCCGTCAATGAAAAACTCGGAACTTGATTATGTTCTCTGCTTTCGCTTACATCAATATAGATGAAGTTTCCATATTGTTCttgaatatattttgattcgaattcactaaaaaatttatcattaatatGTTCTACGGGCAAAATCTGAATAATTTGTCCTGCAGGAAATAAATCTTGTTCTTGTCCTTTGGAATTAATATTTAGTAACGTATAATAAATATGTTTTGCTTCCTCgttaatttcaatattaaatGCTTTTTGATCTGAATCAGTAGTTAGCTTAGATAAACTGCCTAATTCTGTTATTTCATTTGACAATAAATCCGATTCATCGATTTTATCTTTAGGTGTTAAAACTGTTGAATTCTTCGGCATGAATATGTTATTATATAAaatcttttgaatttttttataaatgtaATCAGAGGTCCCCTCTATTTCTTCAGAAGCAGTCATCTTTTCATCAGAAGTACCTTCTGTCATTTGAGATATATCTTCTATTTGCTctgtaattttattttgagtTTCATTTAAAACTTCGTTTTCCTTGTTGGAAACTTCTTCATTGTTTAgtatgttattattattgtttgaatacaaaaaactCTGCAAACCTGTTATTGTAGAGGATACTATGTTGGGAAGCTTCAGATTATTGCCTAAAAAACTTATGTTCGATAAAAGTGAAATAACGTGAGCTGAATTAGGGAGAAATATTATATTTGCAAAAGCTGACTTCTTTATTTGAGTTTCTTGAAAGGTTGTTATTTCCTCATTTTGATTagttaaaaatttttgcccATAACTATTTAAATAACTAACGGTAATGTTATTCTCATTTTCTTCAGTTTCGCTGTGTACATCGAAATCTTCTGGAATTACTTTTTTTGGAAACTTATCTTCAACGTTTCTCAGTACTTTTGGAAAGTTTTCCTTTATCTCTACGTCTTGTAAATTTGACAATCGTTCCAGTAAATATAAAGTACGTAACACCATATTTAAGTTAAGTTTAGGAACGAAATCTTTTCcataaacaaatgaacgTATGAATGAAACCCCAATAGTAGCCGTATTTAAATCGCATATACAAGGTGCTCCGAAAGACCAAGCGTAtacatttttatattgaCTCCGCAGATGAATCGCGAGCATTGCAGCTAAGC comes from Dermatophagoides farinae isolate YC_2012a unplaced genomic scaffold, ASM2471394v1 contig6, whole genome shotgun sequence and encodes:
- the LOC142598089 gene encoding protein isy-1-like; this translates as MARNSERALLILNRWHTMRHVIQGGETLQIPNDPRSVYKLDLAEAYRNKISRDLITHLIKIQDTSLSEKELWSKRIKELGGVYVKYYNPLENDFVIAKDGTHWYGASKFLPRVEIDESHETNEREEVDLATLAKNVNEDYFGANDFLYFPDLSTLPKS